One region of Rhodanobacteraceae bacterium genomic DNA includes:
- a CDS encoding cyclic nucleotide-binding domain-containing protein, with amino-acid sequence MSEILEIAIVGSGPGGISAAARAAELKVPHVLLEAAPHLSNTIFRYQKGKHVMAEPEALPLRSPLEFSQGSRESILEAWDQGVAKIGVNVRHGAEVSAIKKVDDHFEISIGRTDKVRARNVVLGIGLQGNIRKLGVPGDDAPFVQYQLDDPDEYEAETIIVVGAGDAAIENAVALAKQNQVIIVNRRDEFARAKEGNLRNILKAIEDGTIECYYGAAPERVDKLSVGRKPGRLILNTPKGRAQILCDRIIGRLGANPPRAFVEACGVVFPNKDPSAVPAISERYESNVPGLYIVGALGGYPLIKQAMNQGYEVIEYILGNSVEPADEPLLRAKFEKMPGFTSVSAALAKIQAAVPLLATITPLQLREFMIDSQIRSPKSGEVIFKRNDYTNSFFCIIEGQVQVAIDDAGKNRITLGAGEFFGEMSLISGRRRSATVYAGPNCVLIETPRRSMQKLINSVDAVKKLVDRTFIARALAARFGADVTQAQINEVVSGASLARYKAGETLFREGDEGDSLHLVRVGSLTISRSIGGRDVVLSYVPAGNYVGEMAIIGGGKRSATAKAAVATETIKVDRDSFNKLLMQNPTLRGKLAMEVKQRTAENITMQAAASGGDLISFLVGQGLGEATDVLLIDESLCVRCDNCEKACAETHGGTSRLDREAGPTFANVHVPTSCRHCEHPHCMKDCPADAIHRAPNGEVFIADNCIGCGNCERNCPYGVIHMSAKPKKKPGLLQWLLLGAGPGPGNSPYDPDSHEKKAVKCDMCKDLKGGAACVRACPTGAAIRISPEQLPEYAYARGP; translated from the coding sequence ATGAGCGAAATCCTAGAGATCGCTATCGTTGGATCGGGGCCAGGTGGCATCAGTGCCGCGGCGCGCGCGGCAGAGCTGAAAGTACCGCATGTGTTGCTGGAAGCGGCTCCGCACCTGTCCAACACGATCTTCCGGTACCAGAAAGGCAAACACGTCATGGCCGAACCCGAGGCCCTGCCGCTGCGCTCGCCGCTTGAATTCTCTCAGGGTAGTCGCGAGTCGATTCTCGAGGCCTGGGACCAAGGAGTCGCCAAGATCGGGGTCAACGTCCGACACGGCGCCGAGGTCTCGGCGATCAAGAAGGTCGACGATCATTTCGAGATCAGTATCGGCCGCACCGACAAGGTGCGGGCACGCAATGTGGTGCTCGGCATCGGCCTGCAGGGCAACATCCGCAAGCTCGGCGTGCCCGGCGATGACGCGCCCTTTGTCCAGTATCAGCTGGACGATCCGGACGAATACGAAGCCGAGACCATCATAGTGGTCGGCGCCGGCGATGCCGCCATCGAGAATGCCGTGGCGCTGGCGAAGCAGAATCAGGTGATCATCGTCAATCGCCGCGATGAGTTTGCCCGCGCCAAGGAAGGCAATCTGCGAAACATCCTCAAGGCCATCGAGGATGGCACCATCGAGTGTTACTACGGCGCTGCTCCCGAGCGGGTGGACAAGCTCTCGGTGGGCCGCAAGCCCGGCCGACTGATCCTGAACACACCCAAGGGCCGAGCGCAGATCCTGTGTGATCGCATCATCGGCCGCCTCGGCGCCAATCCGCCCCGGGCCTTTGTCGAAGCCTGCGGCGTGGTGTTCCCGAACAAGGATCCCTCGGCGGTACCGGCCATCAGCGAGCGTTACGAGAGCAACGTGCCCGGCCTCTACATTGTCGGCGCACTCGGCGGCTATCCGCTGATCAAGCAGGCCATGAACCAGGGCTACGAGGTGATCGAGTACATCCTCGGCAACAGCGTCGAACCTGCCGACGAACCGCTGCTGCGCGCCAAGTTCGAGAAGATGCCCGGGTTCACCAGCGTGTCGGCGGCCCTGGCCAAGATTCAGGCGGCGGTGCCGCTGCTGGCCACGATCACGCCGCTGCAGCTGCGCGAGTTCATGATCGATTCGCAGATCCGTTCGCCCAAGTCGGGCGAAGTGATCTTCAAGCGCAACGATTACACCAACAGCTTCTTCTGCATCATCGAGGGTCAGGTTCAGGTGGCCATCGACGATGCCGGCAAGAACCGGATCACGCTGGGCGCCGGAGAGTTCTTTGGTGAAATGAGTCTGATCTCCGGACGCCGGCGCAGTGCCACCGTCTATGCCGGACCGAACTGCGTGCTGATCGAAACGCCGCGGCGCTCGATGCAGAAACTGATCAATTCGGTGGACGCGGTGAAGAAGCTGGTCGACCGCACCTTCATCGCCCGCGCGCTGGCTGCCCGGTTCGGCGCCGACGTGACCCAGGCCCAGATCAACGAGGTGGTTTCCGGCGCATCGCTGGCCCGCTACAAGGCTGGCGAGACGCTGTTCCGCGAAGGCGACGAAGGCGACAGCCTGCACCTGGTGCGGGTCGGTTCGCTGACCATTTCCCGCAGCATCGGCGGTCGCGACGTGGTGCTTTCCTATGTCCCTGCGGGCAACTACGTGGGCGAGATGGCCATCATCGGCGGTGGCAAGCGCTCGGCCACGGCCAAGGCGGCGGTGGCCACCGAGACCATCAAGGTCGATCGCGATTCCTTCAACAAGCTGCTGATGCAGAATCCGACACTGCGCGGCAAGCTGGCCATGGAAGTCAAGCAGCGCACCGCAGAGAACATCACCATGCAGGCTGCAGCCTCCGGCGGAGACCTGATCTCCTTCCTGGTAGGCCAGGGTCTGGGTGAAGCCACCGATGTGCTGCTGATCGACGAATCGCTGTGCGTGCGCTGCGATAACTGCGAGAAGGCCTGCGCCGAAACCCACGGCGGCACCTCCAGGCTGGATCGCGAGGCTGGCCCCACCTTTGCCAATGTCCACGTGCCGACTTCCTGTCGGCACTGCGAGCATCCGCACTGCATGAAGGACTGTCCGGCCGACGCCATCCACCGCGCGCCCAATGGCGAGGTGTTCATCGCCGACAACTGCATTGGCTGCGGCAATTGCGAGCGCAATTGCCCCTACGGCGTCATCCATATGTCGGCCAAACCCAAGAAGAAACCGGGTCTGCTGCAGTGGCTGCTGCTGGGCGCCGGACCGGGGCCCGGCAATTCGCCCTACGACCCGGATAGCCACGAGAAGAAGGCGGTCAAATGCGATATGTGCAAGGACCTGAAGGGCGGCGCCGCCTGCGTGCGCGCCTGCCCGACCGGAGCTGCCATACGCATCAGTCCGGAACAGCTGCCCGAATATGCCTACGCACGAGGACCGTAA
- a CDS encoding quinone-dependent dihydroorotate dehydrogenase — translation MYSLARPLLFALDAERAHELGLKAIEAAYRMGLNPLMATRPTALPTRVFGIDFPNPVGLAAGLDKNAAHIDALAALGFGFIEVGTITPRPQAGNPKPRMFRLPEQLAVINRLGFNNLGVDALVRNIECSRFQGVLGINIGKNKDTPNERAVDDYLLCLERVYALASYITVNISSPNTQGLRDLQEENALARFIGTLREAQQRLAGIHGKHKPMLLKIAPDLSPTEMDGIAEVLLKSGIDGLICTNTTVDRAVIAGHRLAAEAGGLSGKPLLERSTSVLRGMSERLGGRLPIIGVGGIVDGAGAVAKVAAGASLVQFYSGMIYRGPQLIGECVEALRAQRS, via the coding sequence ATCTACTCACTGGCTCGGCCCCTGTTGTTCGCGCTGGACGCGGAGCGTGCCCATGAGCTGGGCTTGAAGGCGATCGAAGCTGCCTACCGCATGGGCCTGAACCCGCTGATGGCCACGCGCCCCACGGCGCTGCCGACTCGCGTGTTCGGCATCGATTTTCCCAACCCGGTGGGTCTGGCGGCGGGTCTGGACAAGAATGCAGCACATATCGACGCCCTGGCGGCGCTGGGTTTCGGTTTCATCGAGGTGGGAACCATCACGCCGCGACCGCAGGCTGGCAATCCCAAGCCGAGGATGTTCCGCTTGCCGGAGCAACTGGCCGTGATCAACCGGCTGGGTTTCAACAACCTGGGCGTCGATGCACTGGTTCGCAACATCGAATGCAGCCGTTTTCAGGGTGTGCTGGGCATCAACATCGGCAAGAACAAGGACACTCCCAACGAGCGCGCGGTCGATGATTACCTGCTCTGCCTGGAGCGGGTCTATGCGCTGGCCAGCTACATTACTGTCAACATTTCCTCACCCAACACCCAGGGCTTGCGGGATCTGCAGGAAGAAAACGCCCTGGCGCGCTTCATCGGCACCCTGCGCGAAGCGCAGCAGCGACTGGCCGGCATTCACGGCAAGCACAAACCGATGCTGCTCAAGATCGCGCCAGACCTCAGCCCGACCGAGATGGACGGCATCGCCGAGGTCTTGCTGAAGTCCGGCATCGATGGGCTGATCTGCACCAATACCACCGTCGATCGAGCGGTGATCGCCGGGCATCGGCTCGCTGCGGAGGCCGGTGGCCTGTCCGGCAAGCCGCTTCTGGAACGCTCGACGTCGGTGCTGCGCGGCATGTCGGAGCGGCTGGGCGGACGGCTGCCGATCATCGGCGTTGGCGGTATCGTCGATGGCGCGGGTGCGGTCGCCAAGGTGGCTGCTGGCGCCAGTCTGGTGCAGTTCTACAGTGGCATGATCTATCGCGGACCGCAGCTGATCGGCGAGTGCGTGGAGGCCCTGCGTGCACAGCGCAGCTAA
- a CDS encoding GNAT family N-acetyltransferase: protein MTAPLQFRSATLDDVDALLALVESAYRGDASRQGWTTEADLLDGQRTDREGLRDTISRQGSIILMAERDAELLGCAHLEQQGNAAYFGMFAVRPGLQGGGIGDAILRECERRARSMGLSQVRMTVIWTRAELIAFYLRRGYVATGETAPFPYGDERFGKPRREDLYFEVYAKSLKGEL from the coding sequence ATGACCGCACCACTCCAGTTCCGCTCTGCCACGCTCGACGACGTTGATGCCTTGCTGGCACTGGTCGAATCCGCCTATCGCGGCGATGCCAGTCGTCAGGGCTGGACCACCGAGGCCGATCTGCTGGATGGGCAGCGTACCGATCGCGAGGGTTTGCGGGACACGATCTCTCGCCAGGGTTCGATCATCCTGATGGCCGAGCGCGACGCCGAGCTGCTCGGTTGCGCGCATCTGGAACAACAGGGGAACGCCGCCTATTTCGGCATGTTTGCGGTGCGGCCAGGTTTGCAGGGCGGCGGCATTGGTGATGCGATCCTGCGCGAATGTGAGCGGCGGGCTCGGTCGATGGGGCTCAGTCAGGTGCGCATGACCGTGATCTGGACGCGGGCCGAGCTGATTGCCTTCTATCTGCGCCGCGGCTACGTGGCGACCGGCGAAACAGCGCCCTTTCCCTACGGCGACGAACGCTTTGGCAAGCCGAGGCGCGAGGATCTCTATTTCGAGGTCTATGCCAAGTCTCTGAAAGGCGAGCTCTGA
- the ispG gene encoding flavodoxin-dependent (E)-4-hydroxy-3-methylbut-2-enyl-diphosphate synthase yields MTDQIPGFGALPRRQTLAVRVGASTVGGGAPVVVQSMTNTDTADIEATTRQVAQLWRAGSELVRITVNTEEAAAAVARIRDKLDRMSVPVPLIGDFHYNGHLLLSRYPECAEALAKYRINPGNVGFGAKRDTQFATIIEHAIRHQKPVRIGANWGSLDQGLLTRLMDENAQSAAPLDAPAVAREALIQSALISAARAEEIGLPADRIIVSCKVSGVQELIAVYRELARRSHYPLHLGLTEAGMGSKGIVASTAALAVLMQEGIGDTIRISLTPEPGESRSREVIVAQELLQTMGLRAFTPMVTACPGCGRTTSTFFQELAKTVQEHVRERMPEWRLQYRGVENLTLAVMGCIVNGPGESKHANIGISLPGTGESPAAPVFIDGAKVATLRGDRISEEFVGMIEDYVQRSYPPVGGSAEEQ; encoded by the coding sequence ATGACTGATCAGATTCCCGGCTTTGGCGCACTCCCGCGTCGGCAGACCCTTGCGGTGCGCGTCGGCGCCAGTACCGTCGGTGGTGGCGCTCCGGTCGTGGTGCAATCCATGACCAACACCGATACCGCCGATATCGAGGCCACCACCCGGCAAGTGGCGCAGCTGTGGCGTGCCGGCTCCGAGTTGGTGCGGATCACTGTCAACACCGAAGAGGCGGCGGCGGCGGTGGCCCGCATCCGCGACAAGCTCGACCGGATGTCGGTGCCGGTGCCCCTGATCGGAGATTTCCACTACAACGGCCACCTGCTGCTGTCGCGTTACCCTGAATGCGCCGAGGCCTTGGCCAAGTACCGCATCAACCCCGGCAATGTTGGCTTTGGTGCCAAGCGCGACACCCAGTTTGCGACCATCATCGAGCATGCCATTCGCCACCAGAAACCGGTTCGGATCGGTGCCAATTGGGGCAGTCTGGATCAGGGCTTGCTGACCCGGCTGATGGATGAGAATGCACAATCGGCGGCGCCCCTGGACGCCCCCGCGGTTGCCCGCGAGGCGCTGATCCAGTCGGCCCTGATCAGTGCGGCACGGGCCGAAGAGATCGGTCTGCCTGCTGATCGCATCATCGTTTCCTGCAAGGTCAGCGGTGTGCAGGAGCTGATTGCGGTCTATCGCGAGCTGGCGCGACGCAGCCATTATCCGCTGCATCTGGGTCTGACCGAGGCCGGTATGGGCAGCAAAGGCATCGTGGCCTCGACCGCAGCGTTGGCGGTACTGATGCAGGAAGGCATTGGCGACACGATCCGCATCTCGCTGACCCCCGAACCCGGGGAAAGCCGCAGCCGTGAGGTCATTGTGGCCCAGGAGTTGCTGCAGACCATGGGCTTGCGGGCCTTTACGCCGATGGTCACCGCCTGCCCGGGCTGCGGACGCACCACCAGCACCTTCTTTCAGGAGCTGGCCAAGACCGTGCAGGAACACGTGCGCGAGCGCATGCCCGAATGGCGATTGCAGTACCGCGGCGTCGAGAATCTGACGCTGGCGGTGATGGGGTGCATTGTCAACGGACCCGGCGAAAGCAAGCATGCCAACATCGGCATCAGCCTGCCCGGCACCGGCGAAAGCCCGGCCGCGCCGGTGTTCATCGATGGTGCCAAGGTGGCCACGTTGCGCGGCGATCGCATCAGCGAGGAATTTGTCGGCATGATCGAGGACTATGTACAGCGCTCGTACCCACCGGTGGGAGGCAGTGCCGAGGAGCAGTGA